Genomic window (Magnolia sinica isolate HGM2019 chromosome 6, MsV1, whole genome shotgun sequence):
accttattaagaggttaaatggcaaataaacatcccggTAGCCCTGAAGAAGTTTTTCATATCATCAATGTTGCTGTGGtttagtccacttaagatttgaatatggaggatgcggtttggctagtaaGGCTACCACTAGCTAGGTGGCTGGTGGTATGTGGGCcctacgatgatgtatgtgttatatccataacgtttatccatttttatagatcattataTGATTTTATACCAAGAATGAGACATTTAAATttgaggtgggacacaccataatatttatttgacatcgaacgtgtttattaggtcatataaaactgtagatggaaggaaaaaacaaatataaggttgatTCAAATTATTTGTGACCTagagtagtttttaatggtgggcgttcaatcaaccctgtgtggtccacttgagatttggatctaccttggtcttttttcttttttttcttttttttcctttagttCATATCAtaacatgatttgaaaaaatgaataaacagcatgcatgaaacatatacatcatggtggggcccacataacaacAATCAATAGCCACTGGGTATATGGAACACCTAATTGAGATCTCATTTTCCATTTTACCTTTTGCAACTCAAACATAAGTTAACTTTTCAGATTTTCAGATATGGTtttcagattttcagatttttttatttctctcttttactttcttttaccagaaaattaaaaaaaaaaaaaaaaaaaatggttcaaAAGAATCCGAAGCATGGAAGACTAAAAAGCAAGGTCCAAAACACAAGTGTAGAATGCAAAGgattaaaaaggaaagaaagcaaatcTGAGGTTGGAAGCGAATATACAGTTTGCCTGCAACTAACCACTCTATACACATAAAAACTACTAAGACGCCAACCCTAGTAATTTAATGACTCTATACttaaccaccaccaccaccaacacctccgtcatgtatatgtatgatcaacaacacatgataagCGGTGGTGATCAGAGGTTTCATTTACTCAAAAGCCCATTGGTTCTCCTGTCGgatctcttcctcttcctcatggGTGAAATCATTCTTGATGTTGAATGTCTGACGGATCTCTTCAGGAGTCTTTCCCTTTATCATATCAGCCACTGTTTGGCAAGTCAGGTCCAGCAAGCTCTTTGTGTTCAGATAGTTTGCTGCCAAGATAAGATCGAAGAGGGTCGCCTGATCGACCTTGACAAAATCCGCATCCCATGCCTTGACATCGTCTTCGTTGGAGCGAAAATCGGGGTTCTTACTGGCAGCCACCTCGACGTGCTTCTTGCAGTACTCGATCACCTTGGAGAGGATCTTGCTGGTTACGTTGGGGAGGGGGATGCCATTGTCCGTGCAGTCGTCATCGATCATGTGCTTGATCGTCTGCGATTTGAGGGCCACCGCCTCATCGATCACGAACTCCTCGCCGTCCGAGCTCTTTAGAGTCACCTTCTTCGAAGCCATCGATATGGATCAGATCAAAAAGCCTGGAAACCGTGATTTTCTTTATCTCTTACGTTGTCTCTCTTTCTGTCTCttactgtctctctctctctcttactctcttgcTTTTTATAGACTTTTCAAAGTCAATCTTAGAAACAAACAAACGTGTCCTACGCACACATGTCTGCAGTTATAACGGGAAAGacctttgagtggccactgtgatgtatgtaacatatccacaccgtccatccagtttttagtatcattttagattataagcccaaaattgaggtagatccaagtcaGATGTGTGCTACACAACGtgaattaaactcttaccgttgaaaatttcttggggtcagaagttttggatggagcttttatttatgttttcttttcagtaggtttggatgaaaaacaaacatcacgatgggtcctagaaaattttcaacggtaagaatcattatcacatatgcttcctgtggtgtggtccacttgacccttggatctcattatttttggaattatcaaataaaatgatacaaaaaaaaaatggatggacggtgttgataaggcCCGTTCATCAAGGTGGCTACTCAAATCTCCTGCTCGTTACCAGGGGGATACGGGCGTGGTAACACGCAATCCCGTTTACGCATGGCTACCGACataccactgttgaaactttcctggggcccaccatgatacttttttgaaatccaacctgttca
Coding sequences:
- the LOC131249970 gene encoding SKP1-like protein 1A, translated to MASKKVTLKSSDGEEFVIDEAVALKSQTIKHMIDDDCTDNGIPLPNVTSKILSKVIEYCKKHVEVAASKNPDFRSNEDDVKAWDADFVKVDQATLFDLILAANYLNTKSLLDLTCQTVADMIKGKTPEEIRQTFNIKNDFTHEEEEEIRQENQWAFE